The following proteins come from a genomic window of Flavobacterium crocinum:
- the pdeM gene encoding ligase-associated DNA damage response endonuclease PdeM has product MNIQLKNEKFILHPTGAVFWESKKTIIISDVHLGKITHFRKHGIAIPQNAVLENFRKITEVLDYFLPEKIIFLGDLFHSAKNAEWNLFEEWLFNHQQETYLITGNHDIIDESHYKKIGVIMTEILEIDGFFFTHHPTEKENLFNFSGHIHPGIVLRGLGLQTLKLRCFFCKPNQIILPAFGEFTGKYFLKPNSEDTVYAIAGNEVIQINKK; this is encoded by the coding sequence ATGAATATTCAATTAAAAAACGAAAAGTTTATACTTCATCCAACTGGAGCTGTTTTTTGGGAAAGCAAAAAAACAATCATTATTTCTGATGTTCATTTGGGAAAAATAACGCATTTTAGAAAACATGGAATCGCCATTCCGCAAAATGCTGTTTTGGAAAACTTTAGAAAAATCACGGAAGTTCTGGATTATTTTCTTCCTGAAAAAATCATTTTTCTTGGAGATTTATTCCACAGCGCCAAAAATGCAGAATGGAATTTGTTTGAAGAATGGCTTTTCAATCATCAACAAGAAACCTATTTAATTACTGGAAATCATGATATTATTGATGAAAGTCATTATAAAAAAATTGGAGTTATTATGACAGAAATTTTAGAAATTGACGGTTTCTTTTTTACGCATCATCCCACAGAAAAAGAAAACTTATTCAATTTTTCGGGACATATTCATCCCGGAATTGTCTTGCGTGGTTTGGGTTTACAGACTTTAAAGCTTCGTTGTTTCTTTTGTAAACCAAACCAAATCATTCTTCCTGCTTTTGGAGAATTTACAGGAAAGTATTTTCTAAAACCCAATTCAGAAGATACGGTTTATGCTATTGCAGGAAATGAGGTTATTCAAATTAATAAAAAATAA
- a CDS encoding ATP-dependent DNA ligase produces MKNFAELIKTLDSSNKTSVKVDALTTYFLKASDEDKVWTIAILSHRRPPRPVNTTLLRLWANEVANIPLWLFEESYHIVGDLAETIALVIPTTKEHSDKSLTEFLQEIIALKKKTDSEKKEYLQTNWLNLNYYERFVFTKLITGSFRIGLSQKLMTRALSKAENIDEDTLAYKLMGDWNPNTITFQELILDERNSDYLSKPYPFYLAYPIEGELENLGNPEEWSIEHKWDGIRSQTIIRDNEIYVWSRGEELVSDKYPEFQSFIGNIPNGTVIDGEILPFIENQIGTFNDLQTRIGRKNVSASVLKNTPVIIKAYDLLEWQGNDIRNVPYEERRALLEELFTSLIGKEIPLQLSERFHFSSWEEVTNERLKSRELKSEGLMLKRKDSPYLVGRKKGDWWKWKIEPLTIDAVLTYAMRGHGRRSNLFTDYTFALWQENENKEQELVTFAKAYSGLTDAEFRMVDDFIKKNTLERFGPVRSVTPKLVFEIGFEGIALSKRHKSGVATRFPRILRWRHDKKIEEANSIEDLKNMIS; encoded by the coding sequence ATGAAAAACTTTGCCGAGCTTATAAAAACCTTAGATAGTTCTAATAAAACATCGGTAAAAGTTGATGCGCTGACCACTTATTTTCTAAAAGCAAGCGACGAAGACAAAGTCTGGACAATCGCCATTCTTTCGCATCGCCGTCCTCCCAGACCTGTTAATACTACTTTACTTCGTTTATGGGCAAACGAAGTAGCAAATATTCCGCTTTGGCTGTTTGAAGAAAGTTATCATATTGTGGGTGATTTAGCCGAAACCATAGCTTTGGTTATTCCAACTACAAAAGAACATTCTGATAAAAGCCTAACCGAATTTCTACAGGAAATCATCGCTTTAAAAAAGAAAACAGATTCGGAGAAAAAAGAATATTTACAAACCAACTGGCTTAATTTAAATTATTATGAACGATTCGTTTTCACAAAGTTAATAACAGGCAGTTTCAGAATTGGTTTAAGTCAGAAATTAATGACTCGGGCGCTTTCTAAAGCGGAGAATATAGACGAAGATACACTCGCTTACAAATTAATGGGCGACTGGAATCCGAATACGATTACGTTTCAGGAATTAATTTTGGATGAAAGAAACAGTGATTATTTATCGAAACCTTATCCATTTTATCTGGCTTATCCAATCGAAGGTGAACTTGAAAATCTTGGTAATCCAGAAGAATGGAGCATCGAACATAAATGGGACGGAATACGATCACAGACTATTATTCGTGATAATGAAATTTATGTTTGGAGCCGTGGAGAAGAATTGGTATCCGATAAATATCCCGAATTTCAATCTTTCATCGGAAATATTCCAAACGGAACTGTTATTGACGGTGAAATTCTTCCTTTTATTGAAAATCAAATTGGAACATTTAATGATTTACAAACCAGAATTGGTCGTAAAAATGTATCGGCTTCTGTTTTAAAAAATACGCCTGTAATTATTAAGGCTTACGATTTATTGGAATGGCAGGGAAATGATATTCGGAATGTACCTTATGAAGAACGTCGTGCTTTGTTGGAAGAATTATTTACTTCTTTAATTGGAAAAGAAATTCCGCTACAGCTATCTGAAAGGTTTCATTTTTCATCTTGGGAAGAAGTCACCAACGAAAGATTAAAATCACGCGAACTCAAAAGCGAAGGTTTAATGCTCAAACGAAAGGATTCTCCTTATTTAGTCGGAAGAAAAAAAGGCGATTGGTGGAAATGGAAAATAGAACCTTTAACCATAGATGCCGTCCTCACCTACGCCATGCGTGGTCATGGAAGACGCTCGAATTTGTTTACCGATTATACTTTTGCCCTTTGGCAGGAAAATGAAAATAAAGAACAAGAGCTCGTCACTTTCGCAAAAGCATATTCTGGTTTAACCGATGCCGAATTTAGAATGGTAGATGATTTTATCAAAAAGAATACTTTGGAACGATTTGGACCTGTAAGAAGTGTTACACCAAAATTAGTTTTTGAAATTGGTTTTGAAGGAATTGCACTTTCCAAAAGACATAAAAGCGGAGTCGCAACCCGTTTTCCGCGAATTTTAAGATGGCGTCACGACAAGAAAATTGAAGAGGCCAATTCTATAGAAGATTTAAAAAATATGATTTCATAA
- a CDS encoding DsbA family oxidoreductase, producing the protein MKIEIWSDIMCPFCYIGKRQLETALAVFPNDEFEIEWKSFQLDPTITSQPDTDVYTFLAERKGMSLEQSKEMHKGVAERAKSVGLDYNFDKAVISNSLNAHRIIQLAKTKNMGDQMEEIFFKAYFTDGEDLNNGQTLIKLGIQAGLDENEIREVLESETLFIKEVESDIKEAGEIGVQGVPFFVFDRKYAVSGAQPVETFVKTIQEVLK; encoded by the coding sequence ATGAAAATAGAAATTTGGTCGGACATCATGTGTCCGTTTTGTTATATCGGAAAAAGACAGTTGGAAACAGCGCTTGCAGTGTTTCCTAATGACGAATTTGAAATTGAATGGAAAAGCTTTCAGCTGGACCCAACCATTACTTCACAGCCTGATACAGACGTTTACACGTTTTTAGCAGAAAGAAAAGGCATGTCGCTTGAACAATCTAAAGAAATGCATAAAGGAGTCGCAGAACGCGCTAAAAGTGTTGGTTTAGATTATAATTTTGACAAAGCGGTTATTTCTAATTCTTTAAATGCTCACAGAATTATTCAATTGGCTAAAACCAAAAATATGGGCGATCAAATGGAAGAAATTTTCTTCAAAGCTTATTTTACTGATGGCGAAGATTTAAACAACGGTCAAACTTTAATTAAATTAGGAATTCAGGCAGGTTTAGATGAAAATGAAATTAGAGAAGTACTCGAAAGTGAAACTCTATTTATCAAAGAAGTAGAATCAGATATTAAAGAAGCTGGAGAAATTGGTGTTCAAGGTGTCCCATTCTTTGTATTTGATCGTAAATATGCCGTTTCTGGCGCTCAGCCTGTAGAAACATTTGTTAAAACCATTCAGGAAGTTTTAAAATAA
- a CDS encoding ligase-associated DNA damage response exonuclease — protein sequence MNPPLLQFNDKGIYCQQADVYLDPWRPVTNAIITHGHSDHARWGHKNYITHYSNIPIIKYRLGEINVSGKNWNETFTINGVKFSFHPAGHIIGSAQIRVEYKGEIWVFTGDYKTEDDGISVPYEVVKCHSFITECTFGLPAFKWEPQADVMTEINNWWTENRAEGKTSVLFGYSLGKAQRLLKYLDPNIGQIYTHGAIENMTNIVRPMIDLPPTIRVTSETKKEDLLGSIVIAPPSAHGSTWIRKMTPFVTGTASGWMAFRGARRRRAVDRGFVLSDHCDWTGLLESIKATGAEKVICTHGYSDIFSRYLRELGYDARTANTQYEGETNDVEES from the coding sequence ATGAATCCGCCATTACTGCAATTTAACGACAAAGGAATTTACTGCCAACAAGCCGATGTTTACTTGGATCCTTGGCGGCCAGTTACCAACGCGATTATCACACACGGACATTCAGACCATGCGAGATGGGGACATAAAAATTATATCACACATTATTCCAATATTCCTATTATAAAATATCGTTTGGGAGAAATTAATGTCTCTGGCAAAAACTGGAACGAGACTTTTACGATAAACGGAGTGAAATTTTCTTTTCATCCTGCGGGGCATATCATCGGTTCAGCACAAATTAGAGTAGAATACAAAGGTGAAATCTGGGTTTTTACAGGCGATTATAAAACCGAAGATGATGGAATTTCTGTACCTTATGAAGTAGTAAAATGTCATTCTTTTATAACCGAATGTACTTTTGGACTTCCCGCCTTTAAATGGGAACCGCAAGCTGATGTGATGACGGAAATCAATAATTGGTGGACTGAAAATCGTGCAGAAGGAAAAACTTCTGTTCTTTTTGGTTATTCTTTAGGAAAAGCACAACGATTACTAAAATATCTTGATCCAAACATTGGACAGATTTACACTCATGGAGCAATTGAAAATATGACCAATATTGTTCGTCCGATGATTGATCTTCCGCCAACAATTCGAGTCACTTCTGAAACTAAAAAAGAAGATTTATTAGGGAGTATCGTAATTGCTCCGCCAAGCGCACATGGAAGTACCTGGATTAGAAAAATGACTCCTTTTGTAACAGGAACAGCAAGTGGCTGGATGGCTTTTCGAGGAGCAAGACGCAGACGCGCCGTTGATCGTGGTTTTGTTTTAAGTGATCACTGCGACTGGACAGGTTTATTGGAAAGTATCAAAGCAACAGGAGCTGAAAAAGTAATTTGTACTCACGGATATTCAGATATATTTTCCAGATATCTAAGAGAATTAGGTTACGATGCCAGAACGGCAAACACACAATATGAAGGAGAAACAAATGACGTGGAAGAAAGTTAG
- the gldG gene encoding gliding motility-associated ABC transporter substrate-binding protein GldG has product MKASIKQNLKILGITIFILVVLNVLGTLFFQRFDLTKDKRYTLSPTSLGIVKQVQNPLSIKIYMAGELPADFRRLQQETKQLLEEFQAYNKNIVFEFVDPLENEEESDELTKSLFQKGLTPVNITVDDKGKQSQAMVFPWAIAVYNGKEVNIPLLKNIMGASTTQKVIGSIQHLEYSIADAINKVTKTKQKKVAIIKGNGELRERHIAQMLKQIHESYLIGPFTLDSVAKNPNATLNELKKYDLAIISKPTERFSDEEKEVLDQFIMNGGKTLWLIDQVAADMDSLYNDAGATLAYPRDLNLNDMFFKYGFRINPDLIKDEQGTPIKLATGEQGSATQYQDFVWKFAPQVFPTSQHPIVKNLGGIKFDFANPIDTLKNGIKKTVLLQSSPYSKTIGSPAEISLNMVTEKTTPQDYLNKGNQNLAVLLEGNFHSAFENRVLPFKDNSFTVKGKPNKMIVVADGDIARNQLDKNRMPVELGYDQRTGNLYDNKDFIMNCINYLLDDTGLINIRSKDVELPLLDKEKVYESYSITQFITIGVPILILLVFGLVFTFLRKRRYSK; this is encoded by the coding sequence ATGAAAGCATCTATTAAGCAAAATTTAAAAATATTAGGCATCACTATCTTTATTTTAGTGGTTTTAAATGTACTTGGAACTTTATTTTTTCAGCGTTTTGATTTAACGAAAGACAAACGTTATACCTTATCTCCAACGTCATTAGGAATTGTAAAACAAGTTCAGAATCCGTTATCAATCAAGATTTATATGGCTGGAGAACTTCCGGCTGATTTTAGACGTTTACAACAGGAAACCAAACAATTATTAGAGGAATTTCAAGCTTATAACAAAAATATAGTTTTCGAATTTGTTGATCCTTTAGAAAACGAAGAAGAAAGCGACGAGCTGACAAAATCTCTTTTTCAAAAAGGCTTAACTCCTGTAAACATTACGGTTGACGACAAAGGAAAACAATCGCAAGCAATGGTTTTTCCTTGGGCAATTGCAGTTTATAATGGCAAAGAAGTGAATATTCCGTTATTAAAAAATATAATGGGAGCTTCGACTACACAAAAAGTAATTGGTTCTATTCAGCATTTAGAATATTCTATTGCAGATGCCATCAATAAAGTGACTAAAACCAAACAGAAAAAGGTTGCGATCATAAAAGGAAATGGCGAACTAAGAGAAAGACACATTGCTCAAATGCTGAAGCAGATTCATGAAAGCTATCTAATTGGCCCTTTCACATTAGACTCCGTTGCTAAAAATCCGAATGCTACTTTAAATGAATTGAAGAAATACGATTTAGCCATTATCTCAAAACCAACCGAACGATTCTCTGACGAAGAAAAAGAAGTTCTGGATCAGTTTATTATGAATGGCGGAAAAACGCTTTGGCTTATTGATCAGGTTGCTGCCGATATGGATAGTTTATACAATGATGCGGGAGCGACATTAGCTTATCCAAGAGATTTAAACCTAAATGATATGTTCTTCAAGTATGGATTTAGAATTAATCCTGATTTGATAAAAGACGAACAAGGTACACCGATAAAACTGGCAACCGGCGAACAAGGAAGCGCAACACAATATCAGGATTTTGTATGGAAATTTGCTCCACAGGTTTTCCCAACGAGCCAGCATCCGATTGTAAAAAATCTGGGCGGAATCAAATTTGATTTTGCCAATCCAATTGATACGCTGAAAAACGGAATCAAAAAAACGGTTTTATTACAGTCTTCTCCATATTCTAAAACTATTGGTTCTCCGGCTGAAATCAGCCTGAATATGGTAACGGAGAAAACAACGCCACAGGATTATCTGAATAAAGGAAATCAGAATTTGGCTGTTTTATTAGAAGGAAACTTCCACTCTGCTTTTGAGAATAGAGTTTTACCTTTTAAAGACAATTCATTTACCGTAAAAGGAAAACCAAATAAAATGATTGTTGTTGCCGATGGGGATATTGCGAGAAACCAATTGGACAAAAACAGAATGCCCGTAGAATTAGGTTACGATCAACGAACAGGAAATCTTTATGACAATAAGGACTTTATTATGAATTGTATCAATTACCTGTTGGATGACACTGGACTTATTAACATTAGAAGTAAAGATGTCGAACTGCCTTTATTAGACAAAGAAAAAGTTTATGAAAGTTACAGCATAACCCAATTCATAACTATCGGAGTTCCAATTCTAATTTTATTGGTTTTCGGACTTGTTTTTACCTTTTTGAGAAAAAGAAGATACAGCAAGTAG
- the dnaN gene encoding DNA polymerase III subunit beta, which yields MKFIVSSSYLLKQLQVLGSVINSNNTLPILDNFLFELNNNELTVSASDLETTMSATLSIDSTSKGSVAVPAKLLLEILKTFPEQPLTFTVEDNNTVEISSNSGKYALAYAAGEEFPKAVSLEDPSVTLVPAEVLATAVSKTIFAAGNDDLRPVMSGVFFQFSPEGLIFVATDAHKLVKYSRTDVKASQVADFIMPKKPLNILKSILGSSDAEVKIEYNDSNATFSFDNYILMCRLIDGKYPNYEAVIPKENPNKLMIDRSLFLSSVKRVAIFSNKTTHQIRLKIAGAELNVSAEDIDYSNKAEERLTCDYQGDDLQIGFNSRFLTEMLTNLQSDMIMLEMSLPNRAGILTPVDGLEEGETVTMLVMPVMLNS from the coding sequence ATGAAATTTATAGTATCGAGTTCGTACTTATTAAAACAATTACAAGTTTTAGGTAGTGTAATTAACAGTAACAATACGTTACCAATTTTAGACAACTTTTTATTTGAACTAAACAATAATGAGTTAACAGTTTCGGCTTCAGATCTTGAAACGACTATGTCGGCTACATTATCAATCGATTCTACAAGTAAAGGAAGCGTAGCTGTACCAGCGAAACTTTTACTTGAAATTTTAAAAACTTTCCCTGAGCAACCTTTAACTTTTACTGTTGAAGATAACAACACAGTAGAAATTAGTTCTAACTCTGGTAAATACGCATTAGCTTACGCAGCTGGAGAAGAATTTCCAAAAGCAGTAAGTCTTGAAGATCCATCTGTGACTTTAGTTCCTGCTGAAGTTTTAGCAACAGCGGTAAGCAAAACTATTTTTGCAGCCGGAAATGATGATTTACGTCCGGTAATGTCTGGGGTTTTCTTCCAGTTTTCACCAGAAGGATTAATTTTCGTGGCTACTGATGCTCATAAATTGGTAAAATATTCACGTACAGACGTAAAAGCATCTCAGGTTGCTGATTTTATCATGCCTAAAAAACCTTTAAACATTTTAAAAAGTATTTTAGGTTCTTCTGATGCTGAAGTAAAAATTGAATACAACGATTCAAATGCGACTTTCTCATTTGATAATTATATCTTAATGTGTCGTTTAATCGACGGAAAATACCCAAATTACGAAGCAGTAATTCCAAAAGAAAATCCAAACAAATTAATGATTGACCGTTCTTTATTTTTAAGTTCTGTTAAACGTGTTGCGATTTTCTCTAACAAAACTACACACCAAATTCGTTTGAAAATTGCCGGAGCTGAATTAAACGTTTCTGCAGAAGACATCGATTACTCAAACAAAGCAGAAGAAAGATTGACTTGTGATTATCAGGGAGACGATCTTCAAATTGGTTTCAACTCTCGTTTCCTAACTGAGATGTTAACAAACCTACAATCTGACATGATTATGCTTGAAATGTCATTGCCAAACAGAGCTGGTATTTTAACGCCAGTTGATGGTTTAGAAGAAGGAGAAACAGTTACTATGTTAGTAATGCCTGTAATGTTAAATAGTTAA
- a CDS encoding YidH family protein: MSPKNDQEIMNEYLSNERTLLAWLRTGIGIMVFGFVAVKFSLFLKQLPTKYLAETLPPNSNFTIYLGIGLLVAGALTILLSYLRYIHTIKLLKKGKYQYSTAMLTFITMMLFVLSISLIAYLIIAASA, translated from the coding sequence ATGTCTCCGAAGAACGATCAGGAAATTATGAACGAATACTTGTCTAATGAAAGAACTTTATTAGCATGGCTTCGTACTGGGATTGGAATAATGGTTTTCGGATTTGTAGCAGTAAAATTTTCTTTGTTTTTAAAACAGCTTCCGACAAAATATTTAGCAGAAACCCTACCGCCAAACAGCAATTTCACCATCTATTTAGGAATAGGTTTATTAGTTGCCGGAGCATTAACTATTTTACTGTCATACCTTCGTTACATACACACTATCAAACTATTAAAAAAAGGCAAGTATCAATATTCAACTGCAATGCTTACCTTTATTACAATGATGCTGTTTGTGTTGAGCATTTCACTTATCGCCTATTTAATCATCGCGGCAAGTGCTTAA
- a CDS encoding ligase-associated DNA damage response DEXH box helicase, which produces MNREQLFTIANNWFESQGWKPFPFQTQTWTAFLQGKNGLLNAPTGSGKTYALWLPIILNYIKENPNYKTKHTSGLKAIWITPLRSLSVEIKQAAERVLNDLDIPMTVGIRSGDTSAAERAKQKNKMPDLLITTPESLQLLLATKGYANTFKNCSSIVIDEWHELLGTKRGVQIELALSRLKTIAKNIRIWGISATIGNLQQAQEVLLGIDSEAFNNSVLIKAVIHKKIKVISIIPEKMDTYPWRGHMGLHLIDEVAKIIKASKTTLIFTNVRSACEIWYQRLLEHYPEFAGEMAMHHGSIDRETRLWVENAIRNEELKVVVCTSSLDLGVDFAPVESIIQVGGPKGVARFMQRAGRSGHQPGKESVIYFLATHAIELIEASALKKAVENTIIEDRIPYLNSWDVLVQYLNTLAVSDGFYPNEIFKEIQGTFSYQTITIENWNWILNFITQGSQSLHVYDEFKKVEIDENGCYKINNRMTATHHRMQIGTIVGDAVMNVKYMSGGYIGTIEEWFISKLKPGDTFIFAGKKLELFKIRNIQVLVKKASPKKESKIASWMGGRLALSSQMSELLRQELYRANTDNFSPELKALQPLFKRQRKESIVPSSDEFLIETFKTREGFHAIFYPFEGRFVHEALASLLAFRISLLQSITFSLAYNDYGFELLSDQEIDIEAVLDNNLFSTEYVHHDLQKSLNSTEMARRKFRDIAVISGLVFTGFPGKLVKTKHLQSGSQLLFEVFRDFEPDNLLLHQAYRETFEHQLEEGRLILALERIQNQKIIWKQCLKPTPFSFPIITDRLREKLSSETLAERIQKMTASYMK; this is translated from the coding sequence ATGAACAGAGAGCAGTTATTTACCATCGCCAATAATTGGTTTGAAAGTCAGGGCTGGAAACCTTTTCCGTTTCAAACTCAGACCTGGACTGCTTTTTTGCAGGGAAAAAACGGTTTGCTAAATGCTCCAACCGGAAGCGGAAAAACGTATGCACTTTGGCTTCCTATCATTTTAAACTACATTAAAGAAAACCCGAATTATAAAACTAAACATACTTCAGGATTAAAAGCAATCTGGATTACACCTCTGCGCTCTTTATCAGTAGAAATCAAACAGGCGGCAGAACGAGTTTTAAATGATTTAGACATTCCAATGACGGTCGGAATTCGTTCGGGAGATACATCTGCGGCAGAACGTGCCAAGCAAAAAAATAAAATGCCAGATTTACTAATTACAACTCCCGAAAGTCTGCAATTGCTTTTGGCAACAAAAGGTTATGCCAATACTTTTAAAAACTGCAGTTCGATTGTAATTGATGAATGGCACGAATTACTTGGAACCAAACGCGGTGTACAGATAGAATTAGCGTTATCAAGATTGAAAACAATCGCAAAAAATATTAGAATCTGGGGAATTTCTGCAACTATCGGTAATTTACAACAAGCTCAGGAAGTTTTACTGGGCATCGATTCGGAAGCTTTCAATAATTCTGTCTTGATTAAAGCCGTAATTCATAAAAAAATAAAAGTGATCTCTATTATTCCGGAAAAAATGGATACTTATCCTTGGCGTGGACATATGGGGTTACATTTGATTGATGAAGTGGCAAAAATTATAAAAGCCAGTAAAACGACTCTAATTTTTACGAATGTTCGTTCGGCTTGCGAAATCTGGTATCAGCGTTTATTAGAACATTATCCTGAATTTGCAGGCGAGATGGCAATGCATCACGGAAGTATCGACAGAGAAACCAGACTTTGGGTTGAAAATGCGATTCGGAATGAAGAATTAAAAGTTGTAGTCTGTACTTCAAGTTTAGATTTGGGTGTTGACTTTGCTCCCGTTGAATCAATTATTCAGGTTGGAGGGCCAAAAGGTGTTGCTCGTTTCATGCAACGTGCGGGACGAAGCGGACATCAGCCAGGAAAAGAAAGCGTTATTTATTTTCTTGCTACTCATGCTATCGAATTGATTGAAGCTTCTGCTTTAAAAAAAGCTGTTGAAAATACTATTATTGAAGATCGCATTCCGTATTTAAACAGCTGGGATGTTTTAGTACAATATCTCAATACGCTCGCAGTTTCAGATGGATTTTACCCTAATGAAATTTTCAAAGAAATTCAGGGAACTTTTAGTTATCAAACTATTACAATCGAAAACTGGAACTGGATTTTAAACTTTATTACACAGGGAAGTCAAAGCCTTCACGTTTATGATGAATTCAAAAAAGTAGAAATTGACGAAAACGGCTGTTATAAAATCAATAATCGAATGACCGCCACGCATCACAGAATGCAGATCGGAACTATTGTGGGAGATGCCGTTATGAATGTAAAATATATGAGTGGCGGTTATATCGGTACGATTGAAGAATGGTTTATTTCGAAATTAAAACCGGGAGATACTTTTATTTTTGCAGGAAAAAAACTGGAATTATTCAAAATCAGAAATATCCAGGTTTTGGTTAAAAAAGCGAGTCCGAAAAAGGAATCTAAAATTGCCAGCTGGATGGGCGGACGTTTGGCGTTATCTTCGCAAATGAGTGAATTATTACGTCAGGAATTGTATCGCGCGAACACAGACAATTTTTCTCCTGAATTAAAAGCATTACAGCCTTTATTCAAAAGACAACGAAAAGAATCTATTGTACCGAGTTCCGATGAATTTTTAATTGAAACTTTTAAAACCAGAGAAGGATTTCATGCCATTTTTTATCCATTTGAAGGACGTTTTGTGCATGAAGCTTTAGCTAGTTTACTGGCATTCAGAATCAGCTTACTGCAATCTATCACATTTTCTCTCGCGTATAACGATTATGGATTTGAATTGCTTTCGGATCAGGAAATTGATATTGAAGCGGTTTTAGATAATAATTTATTTTCAACCGAATATGTGCACCACGATTTACAGAAAAGTTTAAATTCAACCGAAATGGCGCGACGCAAGTTTAGAGATATTGCTGTAATTTCGGGATTGGTTTTTACTGGGTTTCCCGGAAAACTAGTCAAAACAAAACATTTGCAAAGTGGTTCTCAATTGCTGTTCGAAGTATTTAGAGATTTTGAACCTGATAATTTATTATTGCATCAGGCGTATCGTGAAACCTTTGAACATCAGCTGGAAGAAGGACGTTTGATTTTGGCTTTAGAAAGAATTCAAAACCAAAAAATTATTTGGAAACAATGCTTAAAGCCAACTCCATTTAGTTTTCCAATTATAACAGATCGTTTGAGAGAAAAACTTTCAAGCGAAACCTTAGCCGAAAGAATTCAGAAAATGACTGCTTCTTACATGAAATAA